From Solidesulfovibrio carbinoliphilus subsp. oakridgensis, the proteins below share one genomic window:
- the gnd gene encoding phosphogluconate dehydrogenase (NAD(+)-dependent, decarboxylating), with protein MKIGMVGLGRMGLNMARRLSRGGIDVAAYNRTVQKAKDFAAEEGGTATAAGSLAELVAALPAPRVVWLMLPAGAPTDEHVDELLPLLSPGDTIVDGGNTYYRDDLRRHEAAGKLGIRYCDAGVSGGIWGLAEGYCIMIGGEPEVVAPLQAALDVLTGPGGNLHTGPIGSGHFTKMVHNGIEYGMMQAYAEGFEILAASQFGEKLDFPAICDLWNHGSVVRSWLLELAQRAFTEDPRLESLKPYVDDSGEGRWTVNAAVETAVSAPVITMSLFERFRSRQDNSFQDRVLAALRNQFGGHAVKRRNG; from the coding sequence ATGAAAATCGGTATGGTCGGACTTGGACGCATGGGGCTCAACATGGCCAGACGGCTGTCCCGGGGCGGCATCGACGTGGCCGCCTACAACCGCACCGTGCAAAAAGCCAAGGACTTCGCGGCCGAGGAAGGGGGAACCGCCACGGCGGCCGGGTCGCTGGCCGAACTGGTGGCCGCCCTGCCGGCCCCGCGCGTGGTCTGGCTCATGCTCCCGGCCGGGGCCCCGACCGACGAGCACGTGGACGAGCTTCTTCCCCTGCTCTCCCCGGGCGACACCATCGTCGACGGCGGCAACACCTACTACCGCGACGACCTGCGCCGCCACGAGGCGGCCGGCAAGCTTGGCATCCGCTACTGCGACGCCGGGGTCAGCGGCGGCATCTGGGGCCTGGCCGAAGGCTACTGCATCATGATCGGCGGCGAGCCGGAAGTGGTGGCCCCCTTGCAGGCGGCTCTCGATGTCCTGACCGGCCCGGGCGGCAACCTGCACACCGGCCCCATCGGGTCCGGGCACTTCACCAAGATGGTCCACAACGGCATCGAGTACGGCATGATGCAGGCCTATGCCGAAGGCTTCGAGATCCTGGCCGCCTCGCAGTTCGGGGAGAAACTCGACTTCCCGGCCATCTGCGACCTGTGGAACCACGGCTCTGTGGTCCGGTCCTGGCTTCTGGAGCTGGCCCAGCGGGCCTTCACCGAGGACCCGCGCCTGGAATCGCTCAAGCCCTACGTGGACGACTCGGGCGAGGGCCGGTGGACCGTCAATGCCGCCGTGGAAACGGCCGTGTCCGCGCCGGTCATCACCATGTCGCTCTTTGAACGGTTCCGCTCCCGCCAGGACAACTCCTTCCAGGACCGGGTGCTGGCCGCCCTTCGCAACCAGTTCGGCGGCCACGCCGTCAAAAGGAGGAACGGCTGA
- the zwf gene encoding glucose-6-phosphate dehydrogenase: MADAQSPALAEVVLGRPKNPDPDAACRFDQVEAPVTIVIFGVTGDLAGRMLMPALASLFAGGHLPDNFAIVGASRTDLTDESFRERMRTSIAEHDGISPDLWDKMAARLTYRQVHYDDPASFRVLSDYLDELGQSAGLGGNRIYYLAVPPTAYEDIAINLAMAGLADEVRGYARLVIEKPFGRDLQTARILEQALHTRFAEHQIFRIDHYLAKETVQNILMLRFANAMFEPLWNRRYVDYVSIMAAESIGVEHRASYYDHFGVLRDMFQNHMMQLLSLCAIEPPSLFEAELVRDEKTKVFRALRPFTQRDLAENLILGQYASGMAGGVRAPAYLDEEGVPSESLTPTFAAMKVYVDNWRWQGVPFYMVSGKRLAAKRTEIAVQFKPVPFSMFRELFGDHIKANRLTLRIQPDEQVSLTFQAKAPGPMCLRSVTMNFNYYQGYEGPALTAYAKVLLDCMLGDQTLFWRQDGVELCWKFLEPMLGDPAPERLYLYKAGSWGPQEAGRFLKVHGLTP; this comes from the coding sequence ATGGCGGACGCCCAGAGCCCGGCCCTGGCCGAGGTGGTGCTCGGCCGGCCGAAAAATCCCGACCCGGACGCCGCCTGCCGCTTCGACCAGGTGGAAGCGCCGGTCACCATCGTCATTTTCGGCGTGACCGGCGACCTGGCCGGCCGGATGCTCATGCCGGCCCTGGCCTCGCTTTTTGCCGGCGGCCACCTGCCGGACAACTTCGCCATCGTCGGCGCCAGCCGCACGGACCTCACCGACGAGTCCTTCCGGGAACGGATGCGCACCTCCATTGCCGAGCACGACGGCATCAGTCCGGACCTGTGGGACAAGATGGCCGCCCGCCTGACCTACCGCCAGGTCCACTACGACGATCCGGCCTCGTTTCGCGTCCTGTCCGACTACCTCGACGAGCTCGGCCAGTCGGCCGGGCTGGGCGGCAACCGCATCTACTATCTGGCCGTGCCGCCGACCGCCTACGAGGACATCGCCATCAACCTGGCCATGGCCGGGCTGGCCGACGAGGTCCGGGGCTATGCGCGGCTGGTCATCGAAAAGCCCTTCGGCCGGGACCTCCAAACGGCCCGGATCCTGGAACAGGCCCTGCACACCCGGTTTGCCGAACATCAAATATTCCGTATCGACCACTACTTGGCGAAAGAAACCGTGCAGAACATCCTGATGCTGCGCTTCGCCAACGCCATGTTCGAGCCCTTGTGGAACCGGCGCTACGTGGACTACGTCAGCATCATGGCCGCCGAGTCCATCGGCGTCGAGCACCGGGCCTCCTACTACGACCACTTCGGCGTCCTGCGCGACATGTTCCAGAACCACATGATGCAGCTGCTCTCCCTGTGCGCCATCGAGCCGCCGTCGCTGTTCGAGGCCGAGCTGGTGCGCGACGAGAAGACCAAGGTCTTCCGGGCCCTGCGTCCCTTCACCCAGCGGGACCTGGCCGAGAACCTGATCCTCGGCCAGTACGCCTCGGGCATGGCCGGCGGCGTCCGGGCCCCGGCCTATCTCGACGAGGAGGGCGTGCCGAGCGAGTCCCTGACCCCGACCTTTGCGGCCATGAAGGTCTATGTCGACAACTGGCGGTGGCAGGGGGTGCCCTTCTACATGGTCTCGGGCAAGCGGCTGGCGGCCAAGCGCACGGAGATCGCGGTCCAGTTCAAGCCGGTGCCCTTTTCCATGTTCCGGGAGCTTTTCGGCGACCACATCAAGGCCAACAGGTTGACCCTTCGCATCCAGCCCGACGAGCAGGTGAGCCTCACCTTCCAGGCCAAGGCCCCGGGGCCCATGTGCCTGCGGTCCGTGACCATGAACTTCAACTACTACCAGGGCTACGAAGGGCCGGCCCTGACCGCCTACGCCAAGGTGCTCCTCGACTGCATGCTCGGCGACCAGACGCTTTTTTGGCGCCAGGACGGGGTGGAGCTGTGCTGGAAGTTCCTCGAACCCATGCTCGGCGACCCCGCGCCCGAGCGCCTCTACCTCTACAAGGCCGGCTCCTGGGGGCCGCAGGAGGCGGGCCGGTTCCTCAAGGTCCACGGGTTGACGCCATGA
- the pgl gene encoding 6-phosphogluconolactonase, translating to MTPAIRRFPDLPALTEAALAAVARIAREAVAARGVFTIALSGGSTPMPLYAAMAGRGFGAPFASTVFFFGDERVVPVGDRRSNFGAIAPVLFTPSPIPVGNIHPMPVEVRPLELAAATYEDEVREVLGGGADVSGALPRLDLVLLGMGPDGHTASLFPDRPALGETRRLVVAMEPPTTVEPRVARLTFTLPLLNAARNVLFLVGAKGKEEPLAAALHGPPDPHVPASLVRPTDGGLEWLIGEG from the coding sequence ATGACCCCCGCCATCCGCCGCTTCCCCGATCTGCCGGCCCTGACCGAGGCGGCCCTGGCCGCCGTGGCCCGGATCGCCCGGGAGGCCGTGGCCGCCCGGGGCGTCTTCACCATCGCCCTGTCCGGCGGCTCGACCCCCATGCCGCTCTACGCGGCCATGGCCGGCCGGGGGTTTGGCGCGCCGTTTGCGTCCACGGTCTTTTTCTTCGGCGACGAGCGGGTGGTGCCGGTCGGGGACCGCCGGAGCAACTTCGGGGCCATCGCCCCGGTCCTTTTCACCCCGTCCCCCATCCCGGTCGGCAACATCCACCCCATGCCGGTGGAAGTCCGGCCCCTGGAGCTTGCGGCCGCGACCTACGAGGACGAGGTGCGGGAGGTGCTTGGCGGCGGCGCCGACGTTTCCGGGGCCCTGCCGCGCTTGGACCTGGTCCTGCTCGGCATGGGCCCGGACGGCCACACGGCCTCGCTCTTCCCGGACCGGCCGGCCCTTGGCGAGACCAGGCGCCTGGTCGTGGCCATGGAACCGCCGACCACGGTCGAGCCCAGGGTGGCCCGGCTGACCTTCACCCTGCCGCTTCTTAACGCCGCCCGGAACGTGCTCTTCCTGGTCGGGGCCAAGGGCAAGGAGGAGCCGCTCGCGGCGGCCCTCCACGGGCCGCCCGATCCCCACGTCCCGGCCTCCCTGGTCCGGCCGACGGACGGCGGGCTGGAGTGGCTGATCGGCGAAGGCTGA
- a CDS encoding LysM peptidoglycan-binding domain-containing protein gives MKSGLSMLLALLLGLALGGCNKEDPQGFPKVDYNKDGRVIFEELIVVFPDLTVEEFLAADADSNGVLDDKEYQRFHEARLAGRKLEPSAAPAPGAGPAVDGKSAAPAAPAAPAAPTEAPAPAAPAAPGIPEAPAPAAPPATSAAPAKGEVVETVEVGPGPAAPAPEAARTYTVARGDNLSRIARKFDVTVEALMAANGMKDADHLEAGATLTIPASDESAAAATPASPAVADFVARFFAQNVSGDINGLLDSYGETVDYYKKGKSGKDLVRQDKADYFSRWPERSYTPGPATAEKLPGGDLRVTVPTAFTAKNGKKRVAGQAAFTFLLRPEGDSFRIVGEQSVVTEKK, from the coding sequence ATGAAAAGCGGTTTGAGCATGCTTTTGGCGCTCCTGCTGGGGCTTGCCCTTGGCGGATGCAACAAGGAGGACCCGCAGGGGTTCCCCAAGGTCGATTACAACAAGGACGGCCGGGTCATTTTCGAGGAACTCATCGTCGTGTTTCCCGACCTGACGGTGGAGGAGTTCCTGGCTGCGGACGCCGACAGCAACGGCGTCCTCGACGACAAGGAATACCAGCGGTTCCACGAGGCCAGGCTGGCCGGCAGGAAGCTCGAGCCGTCGGCCGCACCCGCGCCCGGAGCCGGGCCGGCCGTGGACGGCAAGTCCGCCGCCCCGGCCGCCCCGGCCGCTCCGGCCGCTCCGACCGAGGCTCCGGCCCCTGCGGCCCCCGCCGCCCCCGGGATCCCGGAAGCGCCGGCTCCCGCCGCGCCGCCGGCCACGTCCGCGGCTCCGGCCAAGGGCGAGGTCGTGGAGACGGTGGAGGTCGGACCCGGGCCCGCGGCCCCGGCGCCCGAAGCGGCCCGGACCTACACCGTGGCCCGGGGCGACAACCTGTCGCGCATCGCCAGGAAGTTCGACGTGACCGTTGAGGCACTGATGGCGGCCAACGGCATGAAGGACGCCGATCATCTGGAGGCCGGGGCCACGCTGACCATTCCGGCCTCGGACGAAAGCGCGGCTGCGGCCACGCCCGCCTCGCCGGCGGTGGCGGATTTCGTGGCCCGGTTCTTCGCCCAAAACGTTTCGGGCGACATCAACGGCCTGCTCGACAGCTACGGCGAGACGGTCGATTATTACAAGAAGGGCAAGAGCGGCAAAGACCTCGTGCGCCAGGACAAGGCCGACTACTTCAGCCGCTGGCCCGAACGCTCCTACACGCCCGGGCCGGCGACCGCGGAAAAGCTGCCGGGCGGCGACCTGCGCGTGACCGTGCCCACGGCCTTTACCGCCAAAAACGGGAAAAAGCGCGTCGCGGGCCAGGCCGCCTTCACCTTTCTCCTGCGTCCGGAAGGCGATTCCTTTCGGATCGTCGGGGAGCAGAGCGTGGTGACGGAAAAGAAGTAG
- a CDS encoding PP2C family protein-serine/threonine phosphatase: MADASCADADRLAERLSALTRCFALSRLVTESLDIAEVLERIMTTSRQALGAEAASLLLVDETPGPGRGDLVFTVAQGPACLPLRSGFRLAPGEGVAGWVAREARPALIVDAYADPRFHPEVDRLTGYRTRSMACVPLVYRGRVIGVAQCINKDGGGVFTENDMEIFSLLGAQAAVAIVNARLHGEALAKQRMDFDMEVAASVQQGFLPKCAPETPGFDVAGVSLSCDATGGDYYDYLLRRDVPGREPACLVGVGDVTGHGVQAALLMASVRAFLRSRLLSPGGPAEVVSDINRLLTEDMGDTGRFMTLFLLELHLETGGLSYVRAGHDPALLYDPSRDAFAELAGRGIPLGIDGGWRYEEYTVPALPAGALLALGTDGIWEARAASGEMYGKDRLRRVLRAAASGDARTVARAVLDDLEAFLHGEPRRDDVTLVVVKAAADAGKKEEA; encoded by the coding sequence ATGGCTGACGCGAGCTGCGCCGACGCGGACCGGCTGGCCGAGCGCCTGTCCGCCCTGACGCGGTGCTTTGCCCTGTCCCGTCTCGTGACCGAATCGCTCGACATCGCCGAAGTGCTCGAGCGGATCATGACCACCTCGCGCCAGGCCCTTGGCGCCGAGGCGGCGAGCCTCCTGCTGGTCGACGAAACGCCGGGTCCCGGCCGGGGGGACCTGGTCTTCACCGTGGCCCAGGGGCCGGCCTGCCTGCCCCTGCGTTCTGGATTCCGGCTGGCGCCGGGCGAGGGCGTGGCCGGGTGGGTGGCCAGGGAGGCCCGGCCGGCCCTTATTGTCGATGCCTATGCCGACCCCCGGTTCCATCCCGAGGTGGACCGGCTGACCGGCTACCGGACCCGGTCCATGGCCTGCGTGCCCCTGGTCTACCGGGGCCGGGTCATTGGCGTGGCCCAGTGCATCAACAAGGACGGGGGCGGCGTTTTCACCGAAAACGACATGGAGATCTTCTCGCTGCTCGGGGCCCAGGCGGCCGTGGCCATCGTCAACGCCCGGCTCCACGGCGAGGCCCTGGCCAAGCAGCGCATGGACTTCGACATGGAGGTGGCGGCCAGCGTCCAGCAGGGATTCCTGCCGAAATGCGCGCCCGAAACGCCCGGCTTCGACGTGGCCGGGGTGAGCCTTTCCTGCGACGCCACGGGCGGGGACTATTACGATTATCTGTTGCGGCGGGACGTGCCGGGCCGGGAGCCGGCCTGCCTGGTCGGCGTCGGCGACGTCACGGGCCACGGCGTCCAGGCGGCGCTTTTGATGGCCAGCGTACGGGCGTTTTTGCGTTCCCGCCTGCTGTCCCCGGGCGGGCCGGCCGAGGTGGTCTCCGACATCAACCGGCTTCTCACCGAAGACATGGGCGACACCGGCCGGTTCATGACCCTGTTCCTTCTGGAGCTGCACCTTGAGACCGGCGGCCTGTCCTATGTCCGGGCCGGCCACGACCCGGCGCTCCTCTACGATCCGTCCCGGGACGCCTTTGCCGAGCTGGCCGGCCGGGGAATTCCCCTCGGCATCGACGGCGGCTGGCGGTATGAGGAATACACGGTGCCGGCCTTGCCGGCGGGGGCGCTCCTGGCCCTTGGCACGGACGGCATATGGGAAGCCCGGGCCGCGTCGGGCGAGATGTACGGCAAGGACCGGCTGCGCCGGGTCCTTCGCGCCGCCGCGTCCGGGGATGCCCGGACCGTGGCCCGGGCGGTGCTCGATGACCTCGAAGCGTTTCTCCACGGCGAGCCGCGTCGCGACGACGTGACCCTGGTCGTGGTCAAGGCGGCGGCTGACGCCGGCAAAAAGGAGGAGGCATGA
- a CDS encoding cysteine-rich small domain-containing protein, whose product MQNSHRFFQNTGCRYFPCHPGADPAAFNCLFCFCPLYFLPDCGGDPVLRQGVKDCTACLRPHRPEGYDAILDRLRREAAARRQDADPAGAPAEVPAEVPKVPQDGSPDAPPDGPPNGKDPEP is encoded by the coding sequence GTGCAAAACAGCCACCGCTTCTTTCAAAACACCGGCTGCCGCTACTTCCCCTGCCACCCCGGCGCGGATCCGGCCGCCTTCAACTGCCTCTTCTGCTTCTGCCCCCTCTATTTCCTGCCGGACTGCGGCGGGGACCCAGTCCTTCGCCAGGGCGTCAAGGACTGCACCGCCTGCCTGCGGCCCCACCGGCCCGAAGGCTACGACGCGATCCTCGACCGGCTGCGCCGGGAGGCGGCCGCCCGCCGCCAGGACGCGGACCCGGCCGGAGCCCCGGCCGAAGTCCCGGCCGAAGTCCCGAAAGTCCCCCAGGACGGATCACCGGACGCCCCCCCCGACGGCCCCCCCAACGGAAAAGACCCGGAACCTTGA
- a CDS encoding 4Fe-4S dicluster domain-containing protein, whose translation MNRRAFLAALGTAGAGLAAPGPAGTLLAGQAAASGNEPLASLYDLSRCVGCGACVAACREAHANDFPEPKKPFPKMSPASVKAEDFSDKRDVDDRLTPYNWLFIQTATVAKDGRPLDVHIPRRCMHCQNPPCAGLCPWGAATRAGNGAVAIDPAICLGGAKCRTVCPWHIPQRQTGVGLYLDLLPRFAGNGVMYKCDRCQTRAGAGLPPACLEACPHGVQTMGPRSAMVAAAKALARDTGGFVYGETENGGTNTLYVSPVPFATLQAALETGPGRPGLAQTADFMGEEANLATSVLLAPVAGLAAGLLRLAGRAKARPDKENDHG comes from the coding sequence ATGAACAGACGCGCCTTTCTCGCGGCCCTTGGCACGGCCGGCGCGGGGCTCGCCGCGCCCGGACCGGCCGGCACCCTTCTGGCCGGCCAGGCCGCCGCCTCTGGGAACGAGCCCCTGGCCAGCCTCTACGACCTGTCCCGATGCGTCGGCTGCGGCGCCTGCGTGGCCGCCTGCCGCGAAGCCCACGCCAACGACTTCCCGGAACCGAAAAAACCCTTCCCCAAGATGTCCCCGGCCTCGGTCAAGGCCGAGGATTTTTCGGACAAACGCGACGTGGACGACCGGCTGACGCCCTACAACTGGCTGTTCATCCAGACCGCCACCGTGGCCAAGGACGGCCGGCCCCTTGACGTCCACATCCCGAGACGGTGCATGCACTGCCAAAATCCCCCGTGCGCCGGGCTGTGCCCCTGGGGCGCGGCCACCCGGGCCGGGAACGGCGCGGTGGCCATCGATCCGGCCATCTGCCTTGGCGGGGCCAAGTGCCGCACGGTCTGCCCCTGGCACATCCCCCAGCGCCAGACCGGGGTCGGCCTCTACCTCGACCTGCTCCCCCGGTTCGCCGGCAACGGCGTCATGTACAAGTGCGACCGGTGCCAGACCCGGGCCGGGGCCGGCCTTCCTCCAGCGTGTCTGGAAGCCTGCCCCCACGGCGTCCAGACCATGGGCCCGCGAAGCGCCATGGTGGCCGCCGCCAAGGCCCTGGCCCGGGACACCGGCGGCTTTGTCTACGGCGAAACGGAAAACGGCGGCACCAACACCCTCTACGTCTCGCCGGTTCCCTTCGCGACGCTCCAGGCGGCCCTCGAGACCGGCCCCGGCCGGCCGGGCCTGGCCCAGACCGCCGATTTCATGGGCGAGGAGGCCAATCTGGCCACGTCCGTGCTCCTGGCCCCGGTGGCCGGGCTGGCGGCGGGCCTGCTCCGGCTGGCCGGCCGGGCGAAAGCACGACCCGACAAGGAGAACGACCATGGCTAG
- the aprB gene encoding adenylyl-sulfate reductase subunit beta: MPTFVDPSKCDGCKGGEKTACMYICPNDLMILDPQEMRAFNQEPSACWECYSCVKICPQGAISARPYADFAPMGGTSIPMRSADSIMWTVKFRNGNIKRFKFPIRTTPEGSIKPYEGKPEGANLEDELLFTETSLATPKEALGKKFDVTGADTTQCWLDGFCK, translated from the coding sequence ATGCCTACCTTTGTGGATCCGAGCAAGTGTGACGGATGCAAAGGCGGTGAGAAGACCGCGTGCATGTACATTTGCCCCAATGACCTGATGATCCTGGATCCTCAGGAAATGCGCGCCTTCAACCAGGAGCCGTCCGCTTGCTGGGAATGCTACTCCTGCGTGAAGATCTGCCCCCAGGGCGCCATCTCCGCCCGCCCCTACGCCGACTTCGCTCCCATGGGCGGCACGTCCATCCCCATGCGCTCGGCCGATTCCATCATGTGGACCGTGAAGTTCCGCAACGGAAACATCAAGCGCTTCAAGTTCCCCATCCGGACCACCCCCGAAGGCTCGATCAAGCCGTACGAGGGCAAGCCCGAGGGAGCGAACCTGGAAGACGAACTGCTTTTCACCGAGACCTCCCTGGCCACCCCCAAGGAAGCCCTGGGCAAGAAGTTTGACGTCACCGGCGCCGACACCACGCAGTGCTGGCTCGACGGCTTCTGCAAATAG
- the aprA gene encoding adenylyl-sulfate reductase subunit alpha — MPTIPVKDEPKGVALAEPELIEKDVDILLVGGGMGCCGAAYEACRWADKIGGISIMLLDKAALERSGAVAQGLSAINTYLGENNADDYVRMVRTDLMGLVREDLIFDLGRHVDDSVHLFEEWGLPCWTKDASGHNLDGAQSKAAGVSLRTGAKPVRSGRWQIMINGESYKCIVAEAAKNALGQDRYMERVFIVKLLLDANTPNRIAGAVGFSTRENKVFVFKSNAILVACGGAVNVYRPRSTGEGMGRAWYPVWNSGSTYTMCAQVGAEMTMMENRFVPARFKDGYGPVGAWFLLFKAKATNAKGEDYCVTNRAMLKPYEDRGYAKGHIIPTCLRNHMMLREMREGRGPIYMDTAGALQATFANLSAEQQKHLESEAWEDFLDMCVGQANLWACTDTEPEKKGSEIMPTEPYLLGSHSGCCGIWVSGPDEPWVPEDYKIHADNGKVYNRMTTVNGLWTCADGVGASGHKFSSGSHAEGRIVGKQMVRWVVDHKDFKPTLSVTAAELAKEIYQPWHTFKDNVGVSTDPVVNPNFISPHNFMMRLVKCTDEYGGGCATLYTTSKTLLDTGFQLLQYLEEDSKKLAARDLHELMRCWEQYHRLWTVRLHMTHIMFREETRYPGFYYRGDFLGLDDSKWKCFVNSKYDPATKETKVFKKTFYQIIPDAQ; from the coding sequence ATGCCGACAATTCCCGTGAAGGACGAGCCCAAAGGCGTTGCCCTTGCCGAGCCGGAACTGATTGAAAAAGACGTTGACATCCTCCTTGTCGGCGGCGGCATGGGCTGCTGCGGCGCCGCCTACGAGGCCTGCCGCTGGGCCGACAAGATCGGCGGGATCAGCATCATGCTGCTCGACAAGGCCGCCCTCGAGCGCTCCGGCGCCGTGGCCCAGGGCCTGTCCGCCATCAACACCTACCTGGGTGAAAACAACGCCGACGACTACGTCCGCATGGTCCGCACCGACCTCATGGGCCTCGTGCGCGAAGACCTGATCTTCGACCTCGGCCGTCACGTCGACGACTCCGTCCACCTGTTCGAAGAGTGGGGCCTGCCCTGCTGGACGAAGGACGCTTCCGGCCACAACCTCGACGGCGCCCAGTCCAAGGCCGCCGGCGTCTCCCTGCGCACCGGCGCCAAGCCCGTCCGCTCCGGCCGTTGGCAGATCATGATCAACGGCGAGTCCTACAAGTGCATCGTGGCCGAGGCTGCCAAGAACGCCCTGGGCCAGGATCGCTACATGGAGCGCGTCTTCATCGTGAAGCTGCTCCTGGACGCCAACACCCCCAACCGCATCGCCGGTGCGGTCGGCTTCTCCACCCGCGAAAACAAGGTTTTCGTGTTCAAGTCCAACGCCATCCTGGTGGCCTGCGGCGGCGCGGTCAACGTGTACCGCCCCCGTTCCACCGGTGAAGGCATGGGCCGCGCCTGGTACCCCGTGTGGAACTCCGGCTCCACCTACACCATGTGCGCCCAGGTCGGCGCCGAAATGACCATGATGGAAAACCGCTTCGTCCCGGCCCGTTTCAAAGACGGTTACGGCCCGGTCGGCGCGTGGTTCCTGCTCTTCAAGGCCAAAGCCACCAACGCCAAGGGTGAAGACTACTGCGTCACCAACCGCGCCATGCTGAAGCCCTACGAGGATCGCGGCTACGCCAAGGGTCACATCATCCCGACCTGCCTGCGTAACCACATGATGCTGCGCGAAATGCGCGAAGGCCGCGGCCCCATCTACATGGACACCGCCGGCGCCCTCCAGGCCACCTTCGCCAACCTGTCCGCCGAGCAGCAGAAGCACCTTGAGTCCGAAGCTTGGGAAGACTTCCTCGACATGTGCGTCGGCCAGGCCAACCTGTGGGCCTGCACCGACACCGAGCCCGAAAAGAAGGGCTCCGAGATCATGCCGACCGAGCCGTACCTGCTCGGCTCCCACTCCGGTTGCTGCGGCATCTGGGTCTCCGGCCCGGACGAGCCCTGGGTTCCGGAAGACTACAAGATCCACGCCGACAACGGCAAAGTCTACAACCGCATGACCACGGTCAACGGTCTGTGGACCTGCGCTGACGGCGTCGGCGCTTCCGGCCACAAGTTCTCCTCGGGCTCCCACGCCGAGGGACGCATCGTCGGCAAGCAGATGGTCCGTTGGGTCGTCGACCACAAGGACTTCAAGCCCACCCTGTCCGTGACCGCCGCCGAGCTGGCCAAAGAGATCTACCAGCCCTGGCACACCTTCAAGGACAACGTCGGCGTCTCCACCGACCCGGTCGTCAACCCGAACTTCATCAGCCCGCACAACTTCATGATGCGCCTGGTCAAGTGCACGGACGAGTACGGCGGAGGCTGCGCCACCCTGTACACGACCTCCAAGACCCTGCTCGACACCGGCTTCCAGCTCCTGCAGTACCTCGAAGAGGACAGCAAGAAGCTGGCCGCCCGCGACCTGCACGAGCTTATGCGCTGCTGGGAGCAGTACCACCGTCTGTGGACCGTCCGTCTGCACATGACCCACATCATGTTCCGCGAAGAGACCCGCTACCCGGGCTTCTACTACCGCGGCGACTTCCTGGGTCTGGACGATTCCAAATGGAAGTGCTTCGTCAACTCGAAGTACGATCCGGCCACCAAGGAAACCAAGGTCTTCAAGAAGACCTTCTACCAGATCATTCCCGACGCTCAGTAG